One window from the genome of Salvia miltiorrhiza cultivar Shanhuang (shh) chromosome 7, IMPLAD_Smil_shh, whole genome shotgun sequence encodes:
- the LOC130991652 gene encoding uncharacterized protein LOC130991652 isoform X1, whose protein sequence is MSSLTNLRLTNCNDFTVNAHRLNNLNSASLSPSLSFPASFNCRTPLTTSFSMDAAVSSKVKASSTIGVPNNELEASSAGAVGANDLLIVGPGVLGRIIAEKWREEHPGSQIYGQTLTSNHHEELIKMGITPSLKETKVAHKFPYVIFCAPPSRNLDYPGEVREATLNWNGEGCFLFTSSSAPYDCNDNGYCDEDTPVVPIGRSPRTDNLLKSEKVVLEAGGCVVRLAGLYKADRGAHTYWLEKGTLEVRPDHILNLIHYEDAASLSVTILKKNFRGRIFLGCDNHPLSRQEVMELVNRSGKYSKKFEAFTGTSDPLGKKLNNSKTRAELGWEPKYPSFAQFLETL, encoded by the exons ATGAGTAGCCTAACCAACTTACGTCTCACCAACTGCAATGACTTCACCGTAAACGCTCATAGGCTCAACAACCTCAATTCcgcttctctctctccttcccttTCGTTTCCCGCAAGCTTCAATTGCCGGACTCCTCTCACGACCTCGTTTTCCATGGACGCCGCGGTTTCTTCCAAAGTCAAGGCTTCATCCACCATCG GTGTGCCTAACAATGAACTGGAAGCTTCATCTGCTGGAGCAGTTGGTGCCAATGACTTGCTGATTGTTGGACCTGGAGTTTTGGGGCGTATAATAGCTGAAAAGTGGAGAGAG gaaCATCCAGGTTCTCAAATCTATGGGCAGACCCTTACGAGCAATCATCATGAAGAGTTAATAAAGATGGGGATCACTCCATCTCTGAAGGAAACCAAAGTAGCTCATAAGTTTCCCTATGTCATCTTCTGTGCTCCTCCATCTAGAAATTTAGATTACCCTGGTGAAGTCAG AGAAGCAACCTTAAATTGGAATGGTGAAGGGTGCTTCCTTTTTACTTCAAGCTCGGCTCCATACGACTGCAATGATAATGGGTACTGTGATGAG GACACTCCAGTCGTACCCATTGGAAGGAGCCCCAGAACAGATAATCTACTTAAATCAGAGAAAGTTGTGCTGGAAGCTGGTGGTTGTGTTGTTAGACTAGCTGGACTTTAT AAGGCAGATAGAGGTGCACATACGTACTGGTTGGAGAAAGGGACTCTTGAAGTTCGGCCAGATCACATCCTTAATCTCATACATTATGAG GATGCTGCTTCACTATCAGTCACTATTTTAAAGAAGAATTTCCGTGGGAGGATTTTTCTTGGCTGTGACAATCACCCTCTATCCAG GCAAGAAGTAATGGAATTGGTAAATAGGAGTGGAAAATACAGTAAGAAGTTTGAGGCGTTTACAG GAACATCAGATCCTCTAGGTAAGAAATTAAACAACTCTAAAACTCGTGCAGAACTAGGATGGGAGCCAAAATATCCAAGCTTCGCGCAATTCCTTGAAACGCTCTGA
- the LOC130991652 gene encoding uncharacterized protein LOC130991652 isoform X2 produces the protein MFAHSLDYGKNFAKPDKYVFLVVVSSVCVFSLLLTGVPNNELEASSAGAVGANDLLIVGPGVLGRIIAEKWREEHPGSQIYGQTLTSNHHEELIKMGITPSLKETKVAHKFPYVIFCAPPSRNLDYPGEVREATLNWNGEGCFLFTSSSAPYDCNDNGYCDEDTPVVPIGRSPRTDNLLKSEKVVLEAGGCVVRLAGLYKADRGAHTYWLEKGTLEVRPDHILNLIHYEDAASLSVTILKKNFRGRIFLGCDNHPLSRQEVMELVNRSGKYSKKFEAFTGTSDPLGKKLNNSKTRAELGWEPKYPSFAQFLETL, from the exons ATGTTCGCACACAGCTTGGACTATGGCAAAAACTTTGCGAAGCCTGATAAATATGTGTTTCTTGTAGTGGTTTCATCAGTTTGTGTGTTTTCGCTGTTATTGACTG GTGTGCCTAACAATGAACTGGAAGCTTCATCTGCTGGAGCAGTTGGTGCCAATGACTTGCTGATTGTTGGACCTGGAGTTTTGGGGCGTATAATAGCTGAAAAGTGGAGAGAG gaaCATCCAGGTTCTCAAATCTATGGGCAGACCCTTACGAGCAATCATCATGAAGAGTTAATAAAGATGGGGATCACTCCATCTCTGAAGGAAACCAAAGTAGCTCATAAGTTTCCCTATGTCATCTTCTGTGCTCCTCCATCTAGAAATTTAGATTACCCTGGTGAAGTCAG AGAAGCAACCTTAAATTGGAATGGTGAAGGGTGCTTCCTTTTTACTTCAAGCTCGGCTCCATACGACTGCAATGATAATGGGTACTGTGATGAG GACACTCCAGTCGTACCCATTGGAAGGAGCCCCAGAACAGATAATCTACTTAAATCAGAGAAAGTTGTGCTGGAAGCTGGTGGTTGTGTTGTTAGACTAGCTGGACTTTAT AAGGCAGATAGAGGTGCACATACGTACTGGTTGGAGAAAGGGACTCTTGAAGTTCGGCCAGATCACATCCTTAATCTCATACATTATGAG GATGCTGCTTCACTATCAGTCACTATTTTAAAGAAGAATTTCCGTGGGAGGATTTTTCTTGGCTGTGACAATCACCCTCTATCCAG GCAAGAAGTAATGGAATTGGTAAATAGGAGTGGAAAATACAGTAAGAAGTTTGAGGCGTTTACAG GAACATCAGATCCTCTAGGTAAGAAATTAAACAACTCTAAAACTCGTGCAGAACTAGGATGGGAGCCAAAATATCCAAGCTTCGCGCAATTCCTTGAAACGCTCTGA
- the LOC130991649 gene encoding probable serine/threonine-protein kinase At1g54610, with product MGCAFGKEISESGSPGGNAVVERRREKGRERELSVSAESGEKVVESSVSKAKGGGDGDGDEVQNGGVKKEDLKDGIVRQSRNEKRRSRSNPRLSNPPKNVHGEQVAAGWPSWLVAVAGEALSGWIPRRADTFEKLDKIGQGTYSNVYKARDALTGNIVALKKVRFDNLEPESIRFMAREILILRRLDHPNVIKLQGLVTSRMSCSLYLVFDYMPHDLAGLSSSPSIKFTEPQVKCFVHQLLSGLEHCHSRYVLHRDIKGSNLLIDDEGVLKIADFGLASSFDPNNKQPMTSRVVTLWYRAPELLLGATDYGVGIDLWSAGCILAELFAGKPIMTGRTEVEQLHRIFKLCGSPLEEYWKKSKLPHATIFKPQQAYKRRIAEAFKDFPQSSLPLIETLLSIDPAERQTATAAIRSEFFTTKPYACDPSSLPKYPPSKEMDAKRRDEEARRLRAAGKTNADGVRKPRTRERAMRKMPAPEANAELQANLDRRRLINHANAKSKSEKFPPPHQDGGLGYTLGSSHLIDPAFDPPDVPFSSMNFSYAKEPIQTWSGPLADPAGVGASRRKSKQSKKSSVLN from the exons ATGGGGTGTGCTTTTGGGAAAGAAATTTCGGAGTCTGGTTCACCTGGTGGGAATGCTGTAGTAGAgaggaggagagagaagggaagagagagagagttgtcAGTGTCAGCTGAGAGTGGGGAGAAAGTAGTAGAGAGTTCAGTGAGTAAGGCAAAGGGTGGTGGTGATGGTGATGGTGATGAAGTTCAGAATGGTGGGGTTAAGAAGGAGGATTTGAAAGATGGGATTGTGAGGCAATCGAGGAACGAAAAGAGGAGGTCGAGGTCGAATCCTAGGTTAAGCAACCCCCCAAAGAATGTACATGGTGAGCAAGTGGCTGCTGGATGGCCTTCTTGGCTTGTGGCAGTTGCCGGTGAGGCTCTCAGCGGGTGGATCCCCCGTAGGGCTGATACATTTGAGAAGCTTGATAAG ATTGGACAAGGTACTTATAGTAACGTGTATAAAGCTAGAGATGCTCTAACTGGAAACATTGTTGCGTTGAAGAAGGTTAGATTTGATAATTTAGAGCCAGAGAGCATAAGGTTTATGGCTAGGGAGATTTTAATCCTGCGCCGCTTGGATCATCCAAACGTCATAAAATTGCAAGGTTTAGTGACCTCAAGGATGTCGTGTAGTTTATATCTGGTGTTTGATTATATGCCGCATGATTTGGCTGGCCTTTCATCGAGTCCCAGCATCAAGTTTACAGAGCCTCAG GTCAAATGCTTTGTTCACCAGCTATTGTCTGGCCTTGAACACTGCCACAGTCGCTATGTTTTGCACCGTGATATTAAAGGTTCCAATCTTCTAATTGATGATGAAGGAGTTTTGAAGATTGCTGATTTTGGGTTGGCTTCCTCCTTCGACCCCAACAACAAGCAGCCTATGACAAGCCGTGTGGTTACTCTGTGGTATAGAGCGCCCGAGCTGCTTCTTGGTGCCACTGACTATGGCGTGGGCATTGACCTGTGGAGCGCTGGGTGCATTTTGGCCGAGCTATTTGCTGGGAAGCCCATTATGACGGGGCGGACAGAG GTGGAACAACTGCACAGGATTTTCAAGTTATGTGGTTCTCCGTTAGAAGAGTATTGGAAAAAGTCGAAGCTACCACATGCAACCATATTCAAGCCCCAACAAGCATACAAAAGGCGCATTGCAGAGGCATTTAAGGATTTTCCACAGTCATCACTGCCTTTGATTGAGACACTGCTTTCGATTGATCCAGCTGAGCGTCAAACTGCCACAGCTGCTATAAGGAGCGAA TTCTTCACTACAAAACCTTATGCATGTGATCCTTCGAGCCTTCCAAAATACCCACCAAGTAAGGAGATGGATGCTAAGCGTCGGGATGAAGAAGCTAGAAG GTTGAGAGCTGCTGGTAAAACGAACGCAGATGGAGTGAGGAAACCACGGACACGTGAACGAGCAATGCGGAAAATGCCTGCCCCCGAAGCCAATGCAGAGCTGCAAGCCAATCTTGAT AGGCGGCGGCTTATCAATCATGCCAATGCAAAGAGCAAAAGCGAGAAATTTCCTCCTCCACACCAGGATGGAGGCCTTGGTTACACTTTGGGCTCGTCACATCTCATCGACCCGGCCTTTGATCCTCCTGATGTCCCGTTCAGTTCCATGAACTTTTCGTATGCCAAAGAGCCCATCCAGACATGGTCAGGCCCGTTGGCTGATCCTGCTGGGGTCGGGGCTTCAAGAAGGAAGTCAAAACAGTCTAAGAAGAGTTCCGTACTGAATTAG
- the LOC130991654 gene encoding uncharacterized protein LOC130991654, whose protein sequence is MHRSINIQNSLPYDLALKIASSLQVFDVCSLGSCSRFWRELCGSDCLWEGLCKDRWPVIFEDQNYQSETYDQKLTSNSKGWRGLYVSKHNEMAGKVESVADFVERALAYESIEVGNYLKAVELLSSHQFGFKDVQMFLLKPKLNVLLNLVGLHYCIIWLEIPAENVIEALDSSEVSDRQVCVQWWKLGRWFYGFRLRDEYHSKNVSLGDLAASNEEVLGVLHRGAIHEVIRVQISVAKSAHTSWSHQVAQV, encoded by the exons ATGCATCGATCAATCAATATACAGAATTCGCTCCCTTATGATCTTGCCCTCAAAATCGCCTCATCTCTTCAG gTTTTTGATGTGTGTTCATTAGGCAGTTGTTCGAGGTTTTGGAGGGAGCTGTGTGGGTCTGATTGTTTGTGGGAGGGTCTATGCAAAGACAGGTGGCCTGTAATTTTTGAGGATCAGAATTATCAGAGTGAAACCTACGATCAGAAATTGACCTCCAATTCGAAG GGATGGAGAGGTTTGTACGTAAGCAAGCACAACGAGATGGCAGGAAAAGTAGAGTCAGTCGCAGATTTTGTGGAAAGAGCTCTAGCTTATGAATCCATCGAGGTTGGGAACTATTTGAAGGCGGTCGAGCTATTGAGCTCACATCAGTTTGGATTCAAGGATGTTCAAATGTTCTTGCTCAAGCCAAAGCTTAATGTTCTGCTTAACTTGGTTGGCTTGCATTACTGCATCATTTGGCTTGAAATCCCG GCTGAGAATGTGATTGAAGCGCTCGATAGCAGCGAGGTCTCGGATAGGCAAGTGTGTGTTCAATGGTGGAAGCTCGGGAGGTGGTTTTACGGGTTTCGTCTACGGGACGAGTACCACTCGAAGAACGTCTCATTGGGCGATCTCGCCGCGTCTAACGAGGAAGTGCTCGGCGTGCTCCATCGTGGCGCGATCCACGAGGTCATTCGTGTTCAGATTTCTGTGGCTAAGTCAGCTCATACGTCTTGGTCACACCAAGTTGCTCAAGTGTAA
- the LOC130991651 gene encoding divinyl chlorophyllide a 8-vinyl-reductase, chloroplastic, which yields MSICTPFNCNGLNLNSTKSNSFKNLLTSQFINQFQVTTIPCSVPLPSLHFCRGNRKRFQLVTASAAPAVEAPKASFRSKNPKDINVLVVGSTGYIGNFVVKELVRRGFNVIAVARERSGTKGKNSKDETLRLLSGANACFSDVTKLESLERSIENLGVSIDVVVSCLASRSGGVKDSWLIDYEATRNSLVVGRKFGAAHFVLLSAICVQKPLLEFQRAKLKFEGELMEEAQKDEGFSYSIVRPTAFFKSLAGQVELVKDGKPYVMFGDGRLCACKPISEPDLASFISDCVLSEELVNRVLPVGGPGKAVTPLEQGEMLFRLAGKEPKFLKVPIEIMDFAIGVLDFLVKIFPSLEDAAEFGKIGRYYAAESMLILDPDTGEYDAESTPSYGNDTLEEFFKRVLEKGMAGQELGEQMIF from the coding sequence ATGTCCATTTGCACGCCCTTCAACTGCAATGGTCTCAATCTCAACTCCACAAAATCCAACAGCTTCAAAAACCTTCTCACGTCTCAATTCATCAACCAGTTTCAGGTAACAACAATCCCATGCTCTGTTCCTCTCCCTTCACTTCATTTTTGCAGAGGTAATAGAAAAAGATTCCAACTTGTCACAGCTTCAGCTGCGCCAGCTGTTGAAGCTCCCAAAGCTTCATTCAGAAGCAAAAACCCAAAAGATATCAATGTCTTGGTTGTGGGCTCCACCGGTTACATTGGGAATTTTGTGGTGAAAGAGTTAGTGAGGAGAGGGTTCAATGTGATAGCTGTTGCTCGAGAGAGAAGTGGCACAAAGGGCAAGAACAGCAAGGACGAGACTCTAAGGTTGTTGAGTGGTGCAAATGCTTGTTTCTCAGATGTGACAAAGTTGGAATCATTGGAGAGAAGCATTGAGAATCTTGGGGTTTCAATTGATGTTGTTGTGTCTTGCTTAGCTAGTAGGAGTGGTGGGGTCAAGGATTCTTGGCTGATTGATTATGAGGCAACTAGGAATAGTCTTGTTGTTGGTAGGAAATTTGGGGCTGCACACTTTGTGCTGCTGTCTGCAATCTGTGTGCAGAAGCCCCTCCTCGAATTCCAGCGTGCTAAGCTGAAATTCGAAGGGGAGTTGATGGAGGAGGCTCAGAAAGATGAGGGTTTCAGTTACAGCATAGTTAGGCCTACTGCATTCTTCAAGAGCTTAGCAGGGCAGGTTGAGCTGGTTAAGGATGGGAAGCCTTATGTCATGTTTGGAGACGGGAGGCTATGCGCGTGCAAGCCTATTAGTGAGCCGGATTTGGCCTCCTTCATTTCAGATTGTGTGTTGAGTGAGGAGTTGGTGAATAGGGTTCTACCGGTTGGTGGGCCGGGGAAGGCAGTGACCCCGTTGGAGCAAGGGGAGATGCTGTTTAGGCTTGCCGGGAAGGAGCCTAAGTTCTTGAAAGTGCCTATAGAGATTATGGATTTTGCAATTGGAGTTCTTGATTTCCTTGTCAAGATCTTCCCCTCCTTGGAGGATGCAGCCGAGTTTGGCAAGATTGGGAGGTACTATGCTGCTGAGAGTATGCTGATTTTGGATCCTGATACGGGCGAGTATGATGCTGAGAGCACGCCTAGTTATGGCAACGACACGTTGGAGGAGTTCTTTAAGAGGGTGCTGGAGAAGGGAATGGCTGGCCAAGAATTAGGAGAGCAAATGATCTTCTGA
- the LOC130991655 gene encoding CASP-like protein 1: MASTATQPEKAAAAEPYVEVRAPAAKDGFPVADVVLRFLVFASGLVAVLVMVTSKETQVVAQIPIPPFLVRRTAKFNHSPAFIFFVAALSVAGFYGLITTLISLFALRKPGSHTRLISHFIILDVLLLGIVAAATGAAGGVGYIGLKGNKYVQWNKICHVYGDFCRHVGASVFVSLFGSVVLALLILLSVRSLSKKIPRHNH; encoded by the exons ATGGCATCCACAGCTACACAGCCcgagaaggcggcggcggcggagccgTACGTGGAGGTGAGAGCTCCGGCGGCGAAAGACGGGTTTCCGGTGGCCGATGTGGTGCTGAGATTCTTGGTGTTTGCTAGTGGTTTAGTGGCTGTTTTGGTGATGGTTACTAGCAAAGAAACACAAGTTGTTGCCCAAATTCCAATTCCACCCTTTCTGGTTAGAAGAACTGCAAAATTCAACCATTCACCGGCTTTCAT ATTCTTTGTAGCAGCACTCTCAGTTGCAGGCTTCTATGGCCTCATCACAACCCTCATCTCCCTCTTTGCTCTCCGCAAACCAGGAAGCCATACAAGACTCATCTCTCATTTCATCATTCTCGACGTC CTATTGCTAGGAATCGTGGCTGCAGCGACAGGAGCAGCAGGTGGAGTTGGTTACATAGGTTTGAAGGGCAACAAGTATGTCCAGTGGAACAAGATCTGCCATGTGTATGGCGACTTCTGCAGGCACGTTGGAGCCTCAGTTTTCGTCTCCTTGTTTGGATCCGTCGTGCTGGCACTGCTCATCTTGCTGTCCGTCCGATCCCTGTCCAAGAAAATCCCAAGACACAACCACTAA
- the LOC130991650 gene encoding UDP-glucosyltransferase 29-like yields MSTLRKNTKAKLPFNSTMAEEKTPKFTILLFPWLAYSHVHPFFELANNLAHKRFRIHFCSSAVNLDSIRGKFGKDSSTAVDLIELPFPPLPELPPHLHTTKNLPPNLMPTLVHAFQQTSSAFSEIMNRVSPDLLIYDFFQPWAAKQARRRGIPSVYFATAGAAPFSFFYHQFRHGENRDFPHEEIYLSDREKIDASAPIKLEIEDADEDAFSFGVFDLSCDIVLIKGFQGFDGKYIDYLSELCNKRVIPTGPLALDPNDQIDEESSEILQWLSKKERSSTVFVCFGSEHFISMDQIREISKGLALCKASFVWVVRLPPEAEAEGVCIEDALIGGFLERERERGLVVEGWAPQARILKHASIGGFASHCGWSSIMEGLWFGVPIVAMPIKYDQPINARVVAEAGVGVEVVRGEDGCFSGEEVAAAIDRVVGGESGEGIRRRVGDLSGRMRREGAAAAVEETAEELLLLCEKSKRSG; encoded by the coding sequence ATGTCTACATTAAGAAAAAATACCAAGGCCAAACTTCCATTCAATTCAACCATGGCGGAAGAGAAAACTCCAAAATTCACCATCTTATTGTTTCCATGGCTAGCTTACTCACACGTACACCCCTTCTTCGAACTCGCCAACAATCTCGCACACAAAAGATTCCGCATCCATTTCTGCTCCTCCGCCGTCAATCTCGACTCGATTCGAGGCAAGTTCGGCAAAGATTCCTCCACCGCCGTCGATCTAATCGAGCTCCCTTTCCCACCGCTGCCGGAGCTCCCTCCGCACCTGCACACGACCAAGAATCTGCCGCCGAATCTCATGCCAACGCTCGTCCACGCATTTCAGCAGACATCTTCCGCCTTCTCCGAGATCATGAACAGAGTAAGCCCCGATTTGCTGATATACGATTTCTTCCAGCCATGGGCGGCGAAGCAAGCGCGGCGCCGAGGTATACCGTCTGTCTACTTCGCGACGGCCGGAGCAGCGCCGTTTTCCTTCTTCTACCATCAGTTTAGACATGGTGAGAATCGAGATTTCCCTCACGAGGAGATATACCTCAGCGATCGTGAAAAAATCGACGCGAGCGCGCCGATTAAGTTAGAAATTGAAGATGCGGATGAAGATGCTTTCTCATTTGGGGTATTCGATTTATCTTGCGACATCGTTTTGATAAAGGGGTTTCAAGGGTTTGATGGGAAGTATATCGATTATCTGTCTGAGCTCTGCAACAAGAGAGTAATTCCAACTGGTCCACTAGCTCTCGATCCCAATGATCAAATCGACGAAGAGAGTTCAGAGATTCTGCAATGGCTGAGTAAGAAGGAGCGATCTTCCACCGTGTTCGTCTGCTTCGGCAGCGAACATTTCATATCCATGGATCAAATCAGGGAGATTTCAAAGGGTTTAGCGCTGTGCAAAGCGAGCTTCGTGTGGGTGGTGCGGCTGCCGCCGGAGGCGGAAGCGGAGGGGGTCTGTATCGAGGACGCATTGATCGGAGGGTTtctagagagggagagagagagggggctgGTGGTGGAGGGATGGGCGCCGCAGGCGAGGATTCTGAAGCATGCTAGCATTGGTGGTTTCGCGTCGCATTGTGGGTGGAGCTCGATCATGGAGGGATTGTGGTTTGGGGTGCCGATTGTGGCGATGCCGATCAAGTACGATCAGCCGATAAATGCGAGGGTTGTGGCGGAGGCCGGCGTCGGGGTGGAGGTGGTGAGGGGCGAGGATGGGTGTTTTAGCGGAGAAGAGGTGGCGGCGGCGATTGATAGGGTGGTTGGGGGGGAGAGTGGGGAAGGGATACGGCGGAGGGTTGGGGATTTGAGTGGGAGGATGAGGAGAGagggagcggcggcggcggtggaggaaacGGCGGAGGAGTTGTTGTTGCTTTGTGAGAAGAGTAAGCGGAGTGGGTGA